Proteins co-encoded in one Halococcoides cellulosivorans genomic window:
- a CDS encoding mechanosensitive ion channel family protein codes for MSFVTMITQQLAPVPQIGPAIEQTLSNVIQYLPTLLSALLILLVGLVVGRILGAIVRRIVRRLSIDRYTKGTAMEDAGGDDAVAHALGKIAAYYVYFIAILAAVDVLGIPRLTDILSEVASFLPVVLGALVVLVVGFVVARIIGDIVATIVGDFGVGQYLRETPFENLGDRDGEFGRLVGKLVTYYVYLLTLIAVADILEITALSTLLDTFASYLPALVAGLLVLLVGVWVAERVADLVASTDDTRLIYGVSLGVKLLIYYLTITVALATVGIDVTAITTLFTAFVAAFFGALALALAIGIGIAVGFGGQDYVAENIDDWVDTAVGAATEEDTPEFD; via the coding sequence ATGTCCTTCGTGACGATGATCACTCAGCAACTCGCGCCCGTCCCCCAGATCGGGCCAGCGATCGAACAGACGCTTTCGAACGTCATACAGTATCTCCCGACGCTGTTGTCCGCACTCCTCATCCTCCTCGTCGGGCTCGTCGTCGGCCGGATTCTCGGAGCGATCGTCCGGCGGATCGTCCGCCGACTCAGCATCGACCGGTACACCAAAGGCACGGCGATGGAAGATGCCGGCGGCGACGATGCCGTCGCGCACGCACTCGGCAAGATCGCGGCCTATTACGTCTACTTCATCGCGATCCTCGCGGCAGTGGACGTGCTCGGCATCCCACGACTGACCGACATCCTCTCCGAGGTGGCGTCGTTCCTGCCGGTCGTCCTCGGCGCGCTCGTCGTGCTCGTCGTCGGGTTCGTCGTCGCACGGATCATCGGCGACATCGTCGCGACGATCGTCGGCGACTTCGGCGTCGGCCAGTACCTCCGCGAGACGCCGTTCGAGAACCTCGGCGACAGAGACGGTGAGTTCGGCCGCCTCGTCGGCAAACTCGTCACCTACTACGTCTACCTGTTGACGCTGATCGCGGTCGCCGACATCCTCGAGATTACCGCGCTCTCCACGCTGTTGGACACCTTCGCGTCGTACCTGCCCGCGCTGGTTGCCGGCCTGCTCGTCCTGTTGGTCGGGGTCTGGGTCGCCGAACGCGTCGCCGACCTGGTCGCCAGTACCGACGACACGCGTCTGATCTACGGCGTCAGTCTCGGCGTGAAACTGTTGATCTACTATCTCACGATCACGGTCGCGCTGGCGACGGTCGGCATCGACGTGACGGCGATCACGACCCTGTTCACCGCCTTCGTCGCGGCCTTCTTCGGGGCGCTCGCGCTCGCGCTCGCGATCGGCATCGGCATCGCCGTCGGTTTCGGCGGGCAGGACTACGTCGCCGAGAACATCGACGACTGGGTCGATACCGCCGTCGGGGCCGCGACCGAGGAGGACACTCCGGAGTTCGACTGA
- a CDS encoding class I SAM-dependent methyltransferase, whose protein sequence is MGVPCVRVDRTDGERTRQVLAEHDCLDHDHEISVEDGQIAIPVTDTEAVPADALPAFELTTADLDGRETQTMPADLIEDASYGRLGELVVIDEDDPERARELADAIDRSDLPAESVLNRASKIQGSDRVREWDVLVGETTATVHREHGHSFALDVDEVFFTPRLATERHRVVEQVEAGECVIDMFAGVGPYAVPMAARGAEVIAVDLNERAIDFLEGNAERNGVSDRITAIAGDVRDVAPEYADRADRLVMNLPHSADEFLDAAMTMAGDECVLHYYDIQHEDDAFGPGERAIREAAEAAGYDVSVEDRREVRSYAPHELNVCLDVRLRA, encoded by the coding sequence ATGGGCGTCCCCTGCGTCCGCGTGGATCGAACCGACGGCGAGCGGACGCGTCAGGTCCTGGCTGAGCACGACTGCCTGGACCACGACCACGAGATCAGCGTCGAGGACGGGCAGATCGCGATCCCCGTCACCGATACGGAAGCGGTGCCCGCGGACGCGCTGCCCGCATTCGAGTTGACGACCGCCGATCTCGACGGGCGCGAGACCCAGACGATGCCCGCCGATCTGATCGAGGACGCCAGCTATGGCCGCCTGGGCGAGCTGGTCGTCATCGACGAGGACGACCCCGAACGGGCGCGCGAACTGGCCGACGCCATCGATCGGTCGGATCTGCCCGCCGAGAGCGTGCTGAATCGCGCCTCGAAGATCCAGGGGTCGGATCGGGTCCGCGAGTGGGACGTGCTCGTCGGCGAGACGACCGCGACGGTCCACCGCGAACATGGACACTCCTTTGCGCTGGACGTCGACGAGGTGTTTTTCACGCCGCGGCTGGCGACCGAGCGCCACCGCGTCGTCGAGCAGGTCGAAGCGGGCGAGTGCGTAATCGACATGTTCGCGGGCGTCGGGCCCTACGCCGTCCCGATGGCCGCCCGCGGGGCCGAGGTAATCGCGGTCGATCTGAACGAGCGCGCGATCGACTTTCTGGAGGGGAATGCGGAGCGCAACGGGGTGAGCGATCGGATCACGGCGATCGCGGGCGACGTGCGCGATGTGGCACCAGAGTATGCCGACCGGGCGGATCGGCTGGTGATGAACCTCCCACACAGCGCCGACGAATTTCTGGACGCGGCGATGACAATGGCCGGCGACGAGTGTGTGCTCCACTACTACGACATTCAGCACGAGGACGATGCGTTCGGCCCCGGCGAGCGCGCGATCCGCGAGGCGGCCGAGGCGGCGGGCTACGACGTGTCGGTCGAGGACCGTCGAGAGGTCCGCTCGTACGCCCCGCACGAACTCAACGTCTGTCTCGACGTCCGCCTGCGGGCGTAG
- a CDS encoding ribonuclease P protein component 4, producing the protein MSIASERIERLAVLAREAAQSGEYDRARERVRLARRVAERNRIGLPRQLKRFSCDRCDVYLRPGVNARVRTQDGHVVVTCDCGGQARYPYE; encoded by the coding sequence ATGTCGATAGCCAGCGAGCGCATCGAACGACTCGCCGTACTGGCTCGTGAGGCCGCCCAGTCCGGCGAGTACGACCGCGCTCGCGAGCGCGTGCGCCTCGCGCGACGGGTCGCCGAGCGCAACCGGATCGGCCTGCCCCGGCAGTTGAAACGGTTCTCCTGCGATCGGTGTGACGTCTACCTCCGCCCGGGGGTGAACGCGCGCGTCCGCACCCAGGACGGCCACGTCGTCGTGACCTGTGACTGTGGCGGGCAGGCCCGGTATCCGTACGAGTAG
- a CDS encoding glycosyltransferase family 4 protein yields MRVCHYLEFADRLARSGIGTSVDHQRAALAETSIEVTRSPWRGGGPRGGLRAPAGARSPLADADVVHLNVIGPASLAVALAARARSIPLVLHAHVTREDFRDSFRGSNVLAGPLGAYLKRFYSLADLVLCPSEYTRETLRSYPIDAPIRPITNGIDIDSLDGYREFRASTRAEYDLDGLVVFAVGNVFERKGLSTFGRLARETEYEFAWFGPYDSGPQASATVRKWTSDPPANLTFTGWVDDKRAAFGAGDVYLFPTKVENQGIAVLEAMATGKPCVLRDLPVFREYFEDGVDCLLCETHDEFRDALDRLADDPDLRERLGENARETAREHSLDRVAEGLDAAYRDVIAGDPSPERH; encoded by the coding sequence GTGCGCGTCTGTCACTATCTGGAGTTCGCCGATCGCCTCGCGCGCAGCGGCATCGGCACGAGCGTCGATCACCAGCGCGCGGCACTCGCCGAGACGTCGATCGAGGTGACCCGCTCGCCCTGGCGCGGGGGTGGCCCCCGGGGCGGTCTCCGCGCGCCTGCCGGCGCCCGATCGCCGCTGGCCGACGCCGACGTCGTCCATCTCAATGTCATCGGCCCGGCCAGCCTCGCGGTCGCGCTCGCGGCCCGCGCCCGGTCGATCCCGCTGGTGCTGCACGCCCACGTCACCCGCGAGGACTTCCGGGACAGCTTTCGGGGTTCGAACGTCCTCGCCGGGCCGCTCGGGGCGTATCTCAAACGCTTCTACTCGCTGGCGGATCTCGTGCTCTGTCCCAGCGAATACACCCGCGAGACCCTCCGCTCGTACCCCATCGACGCGCCGATCCGACCGATCACCAACGGGATCGACATCGATTCCCTCGACGGCTATCGCGAGTTTCGTGCGTCGACGCGCGCGGAGTACGACCTCGACGGCCTGGTCGTGTTCGCGGTGGGCAACGTCTTCGAGCGCAAGGGCCTCTCGACGTTCGGTCGCCTCGCCCGCGAGACAGAGTACGAGTTCGCGTGGTTCGGCCCGTACGACTCGGGCCCCCAGGCGAGTGCGACCGTCCGAAAGTGGACGAGCGATCCACCCGCGAACCTCACGTTCACGGGGTGGGTCGACGACAAGCGCGCGGCCTTCGGCGCGGGCGACGTCTATCTATTCCCCACGAAGGTCGAAAACCAGGGCATCGCGGTGCTCGAAGCGATGGCGACCGGGAAACCCTGTGTCCTCCGCGATCTCCCGGTGTTTCGGGAGTACTTCGAGGACGGCGTGGACTGTCTGCTCTGTGAGACCCACGACGAGTTTCGAGACGCTCTCGATCGCCTCGCGGACGATCCCGACTTGCGCGAGCGACTGGGCGAGAACGCCCGCGAGACCGCCCGCGAGCACAGCCTCGACCGGGTTGCGGAGGGCCTCGACGCCGCCTATCGCGACGTGATCGCGGGTGATCCGAGCCCCGAACGGCACTGA
- a CDS encoding glycosyltransferase family 4 protein produces the protein MELPHVAAFTDTYLPTINGVTYTVQAWRDAYRERGGRMDVVYPKSREYDPEDGEHPVRSLPFPFYEGYRVGMPRVPDAVSSADIVHVHSPFGVGMSGLRVARKADLPIVASYHTPTGEYAEYIASNGRLERTLRSAADSYERWFFDRADVVLTPSERTRDDVREVGVETPVEVVPNGVDTTTFRPVETDAFRERHDLPDGPLVGYTGRHGYEKCLGDAIAAVEDLPVTLVFGGDGPARDDLEARAATSDADVRFLGFLDREELPAFYSILDAFVFPSPVETQGLVALEANACGTPVVGVDSGALQNTIDDGETGYTYPPGDLDAFGGTIERVLDERDRLAENCLDRREDISVEASVARLAAIYRDLCPAIA, from the coding sequence ATGGAGTTGCCCCACGTCGCGGCCTTTACCGACACCTACCTGCCGACGATCAACGGGGTGACCTACACCGTCCAGGCCTGGCGCGACGCCTATCGCGAGCGCGGTGGGCGCATGGACGTCGTCTATCCGAAGAGTCGCGAGTACGACCCCGAAGACGGCGAACACCCCGTCCGAAGCCTCCCCTTCCCGTTCTACGAGGGGTATCGCGTGGGGATGCCACGCGTCCCCGATGCGGTCTCCTCGGCGGACATCGTCCACGTGCACTCGCCGTTTGGCGTCGGGATGAGTGGGCTTCGGGTCGCCCGCAAGGCCGACCTACCGATCGTGGCGTCCTATCACACGCCGACCGGCGAGTACGCCGAGTACATCGCCTCGAACGGCCGCCTGGAGCGCACGCTCCGCTCGGCTGCGGACTCCTACGAGCGGTGGTTTTTCGACCGCGCGGACGTGGTGCTCACGCCGAGCGAGCGCACCCGCGACGACGTTCGCGAGGTCGGCGTCGAGACGCCCGTCGAGGTCGTCCCGAACGGCGTCGACACGACGACCTTCCGGCCCGTCGAGACCGATGCGTTCCGCGAGCGCCACGACCTGCCCGATGGCCCGCTCGTTGGCTACACCGGCCGCCACGGCTACGAGAAGTGTCTCGGTGACGCCATCGCCGCCGTCGAGGACCTCCCGGTGACGCTCGTGTTCGGTGGCGACGGCCCCGCACGCGACGATCTGGAGGCCCGCGCGGCGACCAGCGACGCCGACGTGCGCTTTCTGGGCTTTCTCGACCGCGAGGAGTTGCCCGCGTTCTACTCGATTCTCGATGCGTTCGTCTTCCCGAGTCCCGTCGAGACCCAGGGCCTGGTCGCCCTGGAGGCCAACGCCTGCGGGACGCCCGTCGTCGGCGTCGACTCGGGTGCCCTCCAGAACACGATCGACGACGGCGAGACGGGGTATACGTACCCCCCGGGCGATCTCGACGCGTTCGGCGGCACGATCGAACGCGTTCTCGACGAGCGCGATCGACTCGCCGAGAACTGTCTCGACCGACGCGAGGACATCAGCGTCGAGGCCTCGGTGGCGCGTCTCGCCGCGATCTATCGCGATCTCTGCCCGGCGATCGCCTGA
- a CDS encoding dihydroorotase — MLITDARLADGRRVDVRVRDGSIAAVDADIAPDADERTLDAAGRTLLPGVIDPHVHFREPGADHKETWTSGSRSAAAGGVTTVIDQPNTDPPTVDADAFDAKAERAQASLVDYGLAGGVTAEWEPDTLFDRPIAALGEVFLADSTGDMGIDEGLFRAALDRAAREDVLVTVHAEDATLFDEHARDRSDADAWSAYRTPEAESRAVERAVELAADVGADLHVAHTSTPEAIDIVADSAATCEVSPHHCLLSRADLPDLGTHGRMNPPLRSESRRQAVFERVRDGRVDLIATDHAPHTRAEKDAGIWAAPSGVPGVETALPLLLGLVAEDEIALERVVDLTARRPADRFGLAAKGAIEVGRDADLTLVDLDATGEIRAADLHTACEWTPFGGWTGVRPEWTMVRGEVVYEREGDRFGDPVGENAWA, encoded by the coding sequence ATGCTCATCACCGACGCACGTCTCGCCGACGGTCGCCGGGTCGACGTTCGGGTTCGCGACGGATCGATCGCCGCTGTTGACGCCGACATCGCACCCGATGCCGACGAGCGTACGCTCGACGCCGCCGGGCGAACGCTGCTCCCGGGGGTGATCGACCCGCACGTCCACTTTCGGGAACCCGGGGCCGACCACAAAGAGACCTGGACGTCGGGGTCGCGCAGTGCGGCGGCGGGCGGCGTCACGACCGTGATCGACCAGCCCAACACCGACCCGCCGACGGTCGATGCGGACGCGTTCGACGCCAAAGCCGAGCGCGCGCAGGCCTCGCTGGTCGATTACGGCCTGGCGGGCGGCGTCACCGCCGAGTGGGAGCCCGACACGCTGTTCGACCGTCCGATCGCCGCGCTCGGGGAGGTCTTCCTCGCGGACTCGACCGGCGACATGGGGATCGACGAGGGTCTCTTCCGTGCGGCGCTCGACCGTGCGGCCCGCGAGGACGTGCTCGTGACCGTCCACGCCGAGGACGCGACGCTGTTCGACGAGCACGCTCGGGACCGCTCCGATGCCGACGCTTGGAGCGCATATCGGACGCCCGAGGCCGAGTCTCGGGCCGTCGAGCGCGCCGTGGAACTGGCCGCCGACGTGGGGGCCGATCTGCACGTCGCCCACACCTCCACGCCCGAGGCGATCGATATCGTCGCCGATTCGGCGGCGACCTGCGAAGTCTCGCCCCATCACTGCCTGCTCTCGCGGGCGGATCTGCCCGACCTGGGCACGCACGGCCGGATGAACCCGCCGCTACGCTCGGAATCTCGTCGCCAGGCCGTCTTCGAGCGGGTGCGGGACGGTCGGGTCGATTTGATCGCGACCGATCACGCGCCCCATACCCGCGCGGAGAAAGACGCCGGGATCTGGGCGGCGCCGTCGGGCGTCCCGGGCGTCGAGACCGCGTTGCCGCTCCTGCTTGGCCTCGTTGCGGAGGACGAGATCGCGCTGGAGCGCGTGGTGGACCTGACGGCGCGTCGCCCTGCCGACCGCTTCGGTCTCGCCGCGAAGGGTGCGATCGAGGTGGGTCGAGACGCCGATCTGACGCTGGTCGATCTGGACGCGACCGGCGAGATTCGGGCCGCGGACCTGCATACCGCCTGCGAGTGGACGCCGTTCGGGGGCTGGACCGGCGTCCGGCCCGAGTGGACGATGGTCCGGGGCGAAGTGGTGTACGAGCGCGAGGGCGATCGCTTCGGTGATCCGGTCGGCGAGAACGCCTGGGCGTGA